The nucleotide sequence GACAAACAACAAAGAGTGACATCGTGCTGACACAATGGCCTTCGGGGGCATTTTAGCACGAATGAGGCTTCCTCACAGATGGTTAGCATACTCCTGTTCGCCCACTGAAGGGACAATGACTTTGCTGCGCTGAGTTTGCACAGACGCGTACAGATCAGACATGGGGGggacgtcctctgtgctgtcctCGGCGTCCGGCGGTGACTCTGGCAGCTTCGCTAACTGAAACACGTCTGAGTACTGTGTCTGTGGAGAGCTGTGGACAGACTGCAGCCTGGGAGCCTTCAGGGTCAGGTTGGCATAGCAGTCCTGGTTGGGCTGGAAATAATGATCGTCAAGCATCATAGATTATACATGCATGACGGTGAACCTTaaagcatgcgtgtgtgtgtgtgtagcatctGAACATATTTCAGTGGTAGAACGGTGTGCCCTGGGGAGGGGGACGGGGGATTAGGAGGCTTTTAATATGATGGTATAAGATCCAGAACTCCCACTATAAGAAAATCATTGGTCATAAATATGTGCTAAACACTGCAAACATGCACTCGGATTGCTTTGTAGTTTTTTCCTTTCATGAGTAATGGTGGAACTTGTGAGGATCTGTAAAGACTCTACCTGCGAGTCAGAATCGACTCCTGAGGCTGGTGGAGGATCCGTGGCGGTAAACGAAGGCATGCCTGTGGAGAACAACATGCCTGAAAGGAGACACGGATGaaagcacagagcaaaacacaagCAGAAATCACCTACTTGTCTGCATATAGCTTAGGTTTCCATAAATAGGGTTTTCTTCCATTCGCCTCAGGCTCTGTCTTTAATTGGACAGTgattaaaaatatgaattaattttaaaattatttttccttTAATTTGATCCGTAAATATGTAGATTACGTGCCTTTGTCTGTCCTTTGACTGGCATGTCCCTTTTTCTGTTAAGAAAATCAGCATCAGGTGGAGAAAGTGAACGTTGCCACAACACttttaaaatcatttatttacctGAGCATCTTGACACGCCCCAATAAATATTCCAAGATAGTGAGATGACCAGCAGTGTGCAAGTAACCCCGAAAAGCACCTGCATAGGAAATGGATCGCATGAACTGCTCCTGACTAAAGGAAAAATAAGTCAATTAGTACatcaaaacagaaacagagCCAATCACAACGCAGAagagtttgtgtgtatttttgttttatgatACGAGGGCTGAGTACTGACTCAGTGACCTCACTGACGCTTGCTCCAGTGGACCAGCTcagctgtctgcagcagaacttgTGGTTTCACTGAAATACTATTTGATAAGTCTCATTAAAGCATTCAGGAGTCAAAGCCAAACAATGCTACGAGGATATATTCTCATCAGAGTACAGGTACAGGATCGCTGGGGAATTGGCTCATTATCAACTTATATAGGAAGCATCATGCATCATACTCTCCATACACTgcatgcactgtgtgtgtgtgtgtgcgcgcgtgcgcacTCAGAGGAACCTCACAACCAACCCTTTTGCTATTTTGCTGTAAATCAAACATGATTTGCACCAGTCTGTTGTCTCTGTTGTAACAGTGTCGTCTACTGAAGCGGTTTAATGAATTATACACAACATGTATTTAAATGTCCGGCCTGCTCCAGTTCACAGAGACGTTTGCAACAAATATCAAAGGTCTAAAGCCTAAACTCTCGCAGCACTCACAGCACGTATTGTACCTGATCCGCATTCAACCAACAAATGCACAAACCTTAAATCGCTTTCATATTAAACAAAGTGTGGGGAAAATGTGTTGCTATCATTGATCACAAATATTAAACGTGTCAAAGATTTGAGAGACAAATCTCACATTTGGATCATATTTGAACTTCTATGTATATTTATCTTGGGTCAGTACTTACCATCCGCGTGCATGTTGGTGGTCGGCGTGGCAGAGAAGCTCTAACCAGGGCGAATGCTCTCGGGTTGCTTCTTATTGCTACAAGGCGACGGCAACGGCTCAGAAAATGAGATGCAACGCATCAGAAGAATTTGTTCACTCGTTACAGGATGTGTGCTTTTGCAGAAAACCACAAACCTTTCTAGACTCAGGATTCATCAAGAGAGGGGCGCAAGTGAGAAtgtaaagttgttgttttgatgTTCAAATATGTTACAGAGAGTTGAGTTTATTCTCAACTTTCCTCTGCCCAAGAAGAGCATGAAAAAAGTCTGAACCTGAAAAATAAGGAGGACGTGAGCTGTCAGATAATCGTAGTGGCGTGAAAGGGAGCTCAAACATTAGGAGCTAAAATATAAAGTTTCACGCTGGAACTGTGCAAAGCTCGACTCTGGAAATACTCAATCATAGTACAAGTACCTCTCAGTGCGAGGCTACCATCGTGCAGCACGGTAAACTCTGTGCTGTGAGTCCTGAAGcacagtaataaaaataaaaaataacagcaattaaaaatgcaataaagtCTTGAAATGGTTTATTTGCAGTTATTACCTGATTGGTGTTTTCTCTACAACGATGCAAAGTAGTATAACAACGATGCAAAGTAGTATAACAATGATGCAAAGTAGTATAACAACGATGCAAAGTAGTATAACAACGATGCAAAGTATTATAACAACGATGCAAAGTAGTATAACAACGATGCAAAGTAGTATAACAACGATGCAAAGTATTATAACAACGATGCAAAGTAGTATAACAATGATGCAAAGTAGTATAACAACGATGCAAAGTAGTATAACAATGATGCAAAGTAGTATAACAATGATGCAAAGTAGTATAACAACGATGCAAAGTAGTATAACAACGATGCAAAGACTACTAAACAAGAAGACAATTAGttaccattaaaagtaaaacatcTTTCTCTCACTTACTGTTAATGtaacagggttgttatggccACCGGTTACATTAAcatagttagttagttagttagttagttagttataAATGTGCTTCACACAAAACGATCTTCATCTTTACTCGagcaaaacacaataaataaataacattttgatgTAAAGTGTCCCCGAGTGCAGCACTTTAAGCAGCCGGCCCGCCCCCGGACGGGGCtcggctcctccccctttccTTTCTCGTCCTGAACGCTGTTTTTGCGGACTCCAGAGCTCCGCTCCGGTAAAATGCTGCGTTCCGGCTCCaaactgctgctcctcttcctcctgacctTCCGCTGCGGCCTGGTGGCGATCGGTGAGTCTCCTTTAAAGGTTTATGTCGCAGAACCGGTGGAACCGGTggaaccagtagaaccagtagaaccagtagaaccagtgaTCCCAGGTCTGCCGCCTCGCGTGCGTTGACGTGGCACAATCATAGCGCGTTACCGGGGCCGttacaggctgacctgatcgggtcgatcgatcatagtggcgtgcaggctgacctgatcgggtcgatcgatcatagtggcgtgcaggctgacctgatcgggtcgatcgatcatagtggcgtgcaggctgacctgatcgggtcgatcgatcatagtggcgtgcaggctgacctgatcgggtcgatcgatcatagtggcgtgcaggctgacctgatcgggtcgatcgatcatagtggcgtgcaggctgacctgatcgggtcgatcgatcatagtggcgtgcaggctgacctgatcgggtcgatcgatcatagtggcgtgcaggctgacctgatcgggtcgatcgatcatagtggcgtgcaggctgacctgatcgggtcgatcgatcatagtggcgtgcaggctgacctgatcgggtcgatcgatcatagtggcgtgcaggctgacctgatcgggtcgatcgatcatagtggcgtgcaggctgacctgatcgggtcgatcgatcatagtggcgtgcaggctgacctgatcgggtcgatcgatcatagtggcgtgcaggctgacctgatcgggtcgatcgatcatagtggcgtgcaggctgacctgatcgggtcgatcgatcatagtggcgtgcaggctgacctgatcgggtcgatcgatcatagtggcgtgcaggctgacctgatcgggtcgatcgatcatagtggcgtgcaggctgacctgatcgggtcgatcgatcatagtggcgtgcaggctgacctgatcgggtcgatcgatcatagtggcgtgcaggctgacctgatcgggtcgatcgatcatagtggcgtgcaggctgacctgatcgggtcgatcgatcatagtggcgtgcaggctgacctgatcgggtcgatcgatcatagtggcgtgcaggctgacctgatcgggtcgatcgatcatagtggcgtgcaggctgacctgatcgggtcgatcgatcatagtggcgtgcaggctgacctgatcgggttGATTGATGTTTGATCCTGCATTCAAATACTTCACTCAGTGATTGGTGAGTATTTTTGTGCGTACTGGAGGAACCAAAACGCCGCGGCTACATAACCGATGTGTCCTAAACCACGCAGACCCTGACTCTGCTGAGGATGCAGATGCTGCAgtagacgaagaggaggaagatgatgaagatgagctgcttgttGAGGAAGATCAGATACAACCAACGGTATGTGTGCTTTTGtcgtggagcaggaagtggatttCCATGCAGTAACGACGTCATTGCTCCTCAGGAGGGCGATGAAGATGATAAAATGTTAACGTCTCACCCTGAAGCCGACACGaccatcatcttcctcactggAGAAGGTCGGTGGTCCGTGCTCTGATGGTGCGTCTTTGTCGTGCTGATATTTGTGTCATTAATAATCGTAGAGTTTCCAGCCAATGAGATTGTGCGCCTCCTGGTGGGCTTCACCAATAAGGGCAGTGAGGACTTCACCGTCCGGTCGTTGGAGGCTTCCTTCCGTTACCCCCAAGACTTCCAGTTCTACATTCAGAACGTAGGTTGGgctccccgccccgccccgccccgccccgccccgccccgcccagccccgcccacatccctctgtgtgtgtctgtgtagttCACAGCGTCGCCTCTGAACACTCGAGTGCAGCCCGAGGCTCAGGCCTCCTTCGACTACTCCTTCATCCCAGCTCAGCCAATGGCAGGCCGTCCCTTCGGCCTCGTCATCCTCCTCAACTACCTCGATGCTGAGGTAGGGGGTTACTCGTGATTGTCTCTTCCTGCTGACCTTTGACTCTCCTCTCTTATCTATATCTATGTTGTGACCCTGCTCCAGGGCAGCATGTTCCAGGCTGCCGTTTATAACCAGACGGTGACCGTTACCGAGCGGGACGAGGGACTGGACGGAGAAACGTGAGGCCTCACTCaatcaaagtcaaatggacCGGAAGCTTTTCAGGCTCCTAAATATTGCTGAGAACCATGAAACGAgtagctccgcctccgcccTATGCAAATCATCTGTTGCCCCCCCATCACGGCGCCACCTACCCCCCAAAACAGATGCAGGAGGTTTATGAAGTAAATTCTGTTGAACAGTTCCTTATTCTAAACATTTCTTCTGCTTTCAAACCACGTGAATCTGCAAGCTTggaactaccccccccccccccccccacacacacacacacacacacagtgtggaaGCTTCAGAAAGTCACGGTACTGATCCATCAGATGATCGGCACCCCCCACAAACAGCTCTTTATATTTATTGGTCATGTGCTTCAGGTTTAAACACATTCTTTGTGACGTCAGAATTTGTTTGTAGCCGTTTCTGGTCAAAGAAAGccttttgtccccccccccccccccacgcagaaTGTTCATGTACATCTTCCTGGCTGGGCTGCTGGTCCTCATGCTCTTCGGGATGTACCAGCTCTTGGAGACGAGGACGGTATGTTTGGCTGAATAGATCTTCATCCTTCCCTTTTCTCGTGTAAAGTTTTATAAGTAAACCATGCTGCCTCTCAATTTGTGTTTTGCAGAAAAAGAGACTCCCGGTAAAAATAGAGAagggcacgggggggggggtgaatgacGTGGACATCAGCTGGATTCCTCAGGAGACCCTCAATGTCATGAGTGCGTtcccctttgacctttgaccccttcataGTCATATAACAGCAAAGCGGCCTTTGACCCCTTCATAGTCATATAACAGCAAAGCGGCCTTTGACCCCTTCATAGTCATATAACAGCAAAGCGGCCTTTGACCCCTTCATAGTCATATAACAGCAAAGCGGCCTCTGACCCCTTCATAGTCATATAACAGCAAAGCGGCCTTTGACCCCTTCATAGTCATATAACAGCAAAGCGGCCTTTGACCCCTTTATAGTCATATAACAGCAAAGCGGCCTTTGACCCCTTCATAGTCATATAACAGCAAAGCGGCCTTTGACCCCTTCATAGTCATATAACAGCAAAGCGGCCTTTGACCCCTTCATAGTCATATAACAGCAAAGCGGCCTCTGACCCCTTCATAGTCATATAACAGCAAAGCGGCCTTTGACCCCTTTATAGTCATATAACAGCAAAGCGGCCTCTGACCCCTTCATAGTCATATAACAGCAAAGCGGCCTTTGACCCCTTCATAGTCATATAACAGCAAAGCGGCCTCTGACCCCTTCATAGTCATATAACAGCAAGGCGGCCTCTGAGGGGCCATTTTAGTCTTCATGTTCATATCTGACCTTCATCCTCTCTTACAGACAAGGCCTCCCCTAAAGCGTCGCCAAGGAAACGGGCCAACAGGGCAGCTGGCGTAGACCAATAAATCTGTCTCCATCATTACTGAACCATTGAtcaacacagtgtgtgtgtgtgtgtgtgtgtgtgtaggtgtgtgtgtggcaattGATAAAGGGGATACCAATAAGTCATTAATAAAAAAGAGACCAATGAAAGCCAGACATCGACTCTCCTCCCATATTTGTGCCGAGGTGATGCCTGAGTGAAAAGACATTTCATTGGGAGGTTTGCTACCTGACTATTGATCTGTTGAtctgtttaacccccccccccccccccttgccttaGTAGTAGTATTACCGGTCATGCTAAAACAGGTAAATGTACCTCGTTCGTCTTATTAGAGGATttacaacaacaataaaagcatgaaCAGAGTGTACAGTATATCGGGAGGGAGTCCGTCCAGACACGGGGATTGGAACCCAGGACCTCCTGGTGTGATGTCATTGTGCTGCTCGTTTGCTCGTTTGCTCGTAACACTTGTTATAAActacatttacatgtttttataCAATGAAGTGCAGTGAATTAAAGGAAAGTGAGGCAGTAGTATTCCACTAAGAACTGGAAGTAACAGCCAAAAGCAccgagagcacagacctcccccaagcagctcgttcccctccgaactgggtctacaccgtccacacggtgatctggatcagcaccagagagcacagacctcccccaagcagctcgttcccctccgaactgggtctacaccgtccacacggtgatctggatcagcaccagagagcacagacctcccccaagcagctcgttcccctccgaactgggtctacaccgtccacacggtgatctggatcagcaccagagagcacagacctcccccaagcagctcgttcccctccgaactgggtctacaccgtccacacggtgatctggatcagcaccagagggcacagacctcccccaagcagctcgttcccctccgaactgggtctacaccgtccacacggtgatctggatcagcaccagaaggttctagatggttcttgcTATCTTCATACACCGCGTTGAAATGATgacagagaagctgcaggaggactcGGGTGGTCCGGGCTCGACCCCAGGTCCCGGGGGCTCCTGGATGCGCCCCTGCGCGGTTCCTCCTATGGGAGGTGGGATCTATCCGGTGCTGAGGGGGCGGGAGATGAGCTCATCGCACCGTAAGCAGTGAAAGGGAAAGACGGTCCACACGCCGACTCATCACGTGACTCAGCTCCGACCCGTGAACGCTTGAAATGGGATGAAATGGGATCTTCCACGTCGACAAAGCGCGGATGGATTCTTGCGTTTGCATTGGGTAAgacatctgccccccccccggtacggACGGTCTGACGGGGAGATGCtcgattctttttttaatgcccccccccccccaactcaatTTGTCTTTTGAACGTTTTATTGATATTTGCTGCAAAAGCGTAATTTGCGTGGTCCTCTATTAAGCTTTGAAGATCTAAAGTATACATTGTAATTTGCAAATAACGCTAAAAATCTAAAGACTACTGCCCCCACGTGGAAGGAATGCACGCCTCCAGCGATGACGGCTGCGAAATCTTAATAATTAACTTTATAATGAGATGGatttataaaacaacaaaatcaaacaaaagatGAATGAAGCGCATTTTTGTGAAACAGTTGTGTGTTTATGATCAGCTGTTactggattgggggggggcagctgtgaTTGTATTTCTTTAATATAAAACCAAATTATAAACTCTAATTAGCTATAAAGATGAGCTCTAGAGAATAGTTTCCATAATGTGACATTTTGCACCGTCAGCGTGTCGCCAAATAAAAGTTAGAACAGCTAATTTATGATCCAATATCTGAAATcacgatcccccccccctccctgcacgTCACACTTCTTCAAAGACTTGTTTTAATCTACATCCAGATTAGGATTATCATCCAGTTCCAGTTTCACATTGACATTAAGAAGCGAATTAAGATAATTAAACGGAACATTGCTGCGATCTCGACCTTTGGAGTAATATTTAAACTACTGTCTGTCTTGCAGTATTCCTGTCCTCACTACTGTCTGTCTTGCAGTATTCCTGTCCTCACTACTGTCTGTCTTGCAGTATTCCTGTCCTCACTACTGTCTGTCTTGCAGTATTCCTGTCCTCACTACTGTCTGTCTTGCAGTATTCCTGTCCTCACTACTGTCTGTCTTGCAGTATTCCTGTCCTCACTACTGTCTGTCTTGCAGTATTCCTGTCCTCACTACTGTCTGTCTTGCAGTATTCCTGTCCTCACTACTGTCTGTCTTGCAGTATTCCTGTCCTCAACCATGTTGGGAGACTCTGCCGATGGGACGTGTGAGAACGTTTACCGGGacttctctgactgtgtcctgacGCTGGGGGCGAGCATGGACAACTATCAGGAGAATGTGACCAGCGAGGGGGGGGTGATGGCCGTAtgcaggtgatgatgatgatgatgatgatgatgatgatgatttcatCAGCCGAAGAAGCTGATTCGATGTATGAAGCAGTGCATGAATGAGTGACGCGTTACagagcctgcccccccccccccccacaaagggAGGGCAGAGAAATGCATCGtgctacctgcccccccccccccccccccacaaagggagagcagagaaatgcat is from Brachionichthys hirsutus isolate HB-005 chromosome 8, CSIRO-AGI_Bhir_v1, whole genome shotgun sequence and encodes:
- the LOC137898935 gene encoding signaling threshold-regulating transmembrane adapter 1-like — encoded protein: MHADVRSSSCDPFPMQVLFGVTCTLLVISLSWNIYWGVSRCSEKGTCQSKDRQRQSLRRMEENPIYGNLSYMQTSMPSFTATDPPPASGVDSDSQPNQDCYANLTLKAPRLQSVHSSPQTQYSDVFQLAKLPESPPDAEDSTEDVPPMSDLYASVQTQRSKVIVPSVGEQEYANHL
- the LOC137898656 gene encoding translocon-associated protein subunit alpha-like, with translation MLRSGSKLLLLFLLTFRCGLVAIGEYHADPDSAEDADAAVDEEEEDDEDELLVEEDQIQPTEGDEDDKMLTSHPEADTTIIFLTGEEFPANEIVRLLVGFTNKGSEDFTVRSLEASFRYPQDFQFYIQNFTASPLNTRVQPEAQASFDYSFIPAQPMAGRPFGLVILLNYLDAEGSMFQAAVYNQTVTVTERDEGLDGETMFMYIFLAGLLVLMLFGMYQLLETRTKKRLPVKIEKGTGGGVNDVDISWIPQETLNVMNKASPKASPRKRANRAAGVDQ